Genomic segment of Dactylococcopsis salina PCC 8305:
TAACCATTAAAGTGATTACCGCTTCTGTTGCTAACGCTAACGCCGAAGAAATTCCTTTAACTTGGTGGAAACAAAGCGAAGAGTATATTAATAATAGTTTATCAACCGATCGAGCGTTTGAAAATAGCCTTAGCCCTAAACATACCTTTTCCGATTTTGTCGTTGGCTCAAATAATCGGATGGCTCATGCTGCGTCTTTAGCAGTCGCTGAATATCCAGGAAGAGAATTTAATCCCCTTTTTATTTGTGGCGGTGTGGGATTAGGAAAGACTCATTTATTACAAGCGATCGGTCACTACCGTTTAGAATTATATCCCCAATCTCATGTTTTTTATGTTTCAACTGAACAGTTTACTAATGATTTAATTAACGCTATTCGGCGCGATCAAATGCAAACGTTTCGCGATCATTATCGCGCCGCCGATATTTTGCTGATTGATGATATCCAATTTATTGAAGGAAAAGAATACACTCAAGAAGAGTTTTTTCATACCTTTAATACCCTCTACGAAGCGGGAAAACAAGTGGTTTTAGCGTCCGATCGCCCTCCCAAACAAATCCCCAGTTGTTCAGAAAGACTTTCGTCTCGATTTGCTATGGGATTAATTGCGGATATTCAACCCCCTGATCTCGAAACAAGAATGGCAATTATCCAGAAAAAAGCAGAGTATGATCAGCTTCCTTTGTCTGCAAATATTGTCGAATATCTCGCGAGAAATTATCCTTCTAACATTCGAGAATTAGAAGGAGCTTTAACTCAAGTTGTTGCTCATTTATCTTTATCGGGATTACCATTAACTTTAGAAAATGTGGCTTCAGTTTTAAACCCAAGAACGGAAAAAGTTACCGCTTCTCCTGAGACCATATTAGAAATTGTTGCAGAATACTTTAACATTTCTAGAGAAGACTTAAAAGGGAGTTCCCGTCGGCGAGAAATTAGTTCAGCCCGTCAAATTGGAATGTATCTAATGCGCCAATATACTAACTTAAGCCTACCTAAAATTGGAGAAGTATTCGGGGGAAAAGACCATACTACCGTGATGTATAGTTGCGAAAAAATTTCCCAACACAGAGAACAAAATTCAGAACTCGATCAAACTTTACGTCAACTGAGCGATCGGGTGGTTTCTCGATGATTAACATTAGCGGTGAGGATTTTTTCATATTGTTCTGTAATGCGTTGCCAATTATGATTTTTCTCGACTAAATTACGAGCATTTTGAGAGAGTTTTTCTCGCAATTGTTTGTCTTTAAATAAACGCCCGATGGCGTAAATATATTCCTCTAAACGATTCGATCGCATCGCCGCTAGATTAACCGTTGCTCCATCCACTTTTAAGCCTTCTAACGCCCGATCATTGGCAACTAAAGGCACACCAACAGCCATCGCTTGTAAGGGAGAAAATTTAGAACAATAATTTTGTTCATAACGTCGGAGCAATGGTAAGTTTAATTGTTCCCGAATGCTCTTTTTAACAGCAGTTGAGCGATCGAGATACTTCTGACAAGTGCCGTAAATTGAACCATGAATATTAATAACTGTTCTCACTTGATTTTGCCATTCGGAACGAACATAAGTTTCATTGATACTGTGTTCACAGGTAATAACATCAAAGGCTTTTTCCCTAACCTTTTCATCAATCCATTGCTGCATTTCTGGGGAATAATAGGATAAAACGCTTTGTGGTGTTCCCGCTTTTAAGAGTTGTCCTAATCTTTTCGCTCGACTAACAATTCCTCGGCGAGTAGGTTCTTGATTTTGAGGAAAAATAACCAAATCTTCTATCCATTCCCGTAACGCTTCAATATGGGTATCTTTTGCCATTTGATAATGTTGGGCAACGAGGGTAATTTGATGAAGTTTGCTGAGATTTTTCATCAAATTAAATGTTCGTGTGGGAATCGAATGTGGCGTGTA
This window contains:
- a CDS encoding glycosyltransferase, which encodes MKILMISAILPSPYTPHSIPTRTFNLMKNLSKLHQITLVAQHYQMAKDTHIEALREWIEDLVIFPQNQEPTRRGIVSRAKRLGQLLKAGTPQSVLSYYSPEMQQWIDEKVREKAFDVITCEHSINETYVRSEWQNQVRTVINIHGSIYGTCQKYLDRSTAVKKSIREQLNLPLLRRYEQNYCSKFSPLQAMAVGVPLVANDRALEGLKVDGATVNLAAMRSNRLEEYIYAIGRLFKDKQLREKLSQNARNLVEKNHNWQRITEQYEKILTANVNHRETTRSLS
- the dnaA gene encoding chromosomal replication initiator protein DnaA; protein product: MDDLAQQIWRQILEQLKPQLSPPTYKTWLETVTPQSINNNCLIICAPNPFSRNWLQKYYLSLITKTAQELTNSSLTIKVITASVANANAEEIPLTWWKQSEEYINNSLSTDRAFENSLSPKHTFSDFVVGSNNRMAHAASLAVAEYPGREFNPLFICGGVGLGKTHLLQAIGHYRLELYPQSHVFYVSTEQFTNDLINAIRRDQMQTFRDHYRAADILLIDDIQFIEGKEYTQEEFFHTFNTLYEAGKQVVLASDRPPKQIPSCSERLSSRFAMGLIADIQPPDLETRMAIIQKKAEYDQLPLSANIVEYLARNYPSNIRELEGALTQVVAHLSLSGLPLTLENVASVLNPRTEKVTASPETILEIVAEYFNISREDLKGSSRRREISSARQIGMYLMRQYTNLSLPKIGEVFGGKDHTTVMYSCEKISQHREQNSELDQTLRQLSDRVVSR